One window from the genome of Hydractinia symbiolongicarpus strain clone_291-10 chromosome 1, HSymV2.1, whole genome shotgun sequence encodes:
- the LOC130625137 gene encoding uncharacterized protein LOC130625137 — MILVRIRCGLLLEDMAVRFNMSTSHISRILITWTDFLHSQFRMLPIWASKETVQNRMPKCFQKSYPNTRVILDCTEVFVEMPTSYRTQSSTFSNYKHHNSAKGLVGIAPDGSVTFVSDLYGGRFSDKRITKDSGIYDLLEPGDSVMADRGFELEEDLPDGVTLNIPPFLDGKPQLSLLEENETRRIASVRVHVERAIERIKNYRILQTVFKLSMAAELNKIWVICCYLVNFLPQLVPDVNTND, encoded by the coding sequence aTGATACTGGTTCGAATTCGATGTGGACTTTTGTTAGAAGATATGGCTGTTCGATTTAATATGTCGACAAGTCACATAAgcagaatattgattacatggacagattttttacattcacaatTCCGTATGCTTCCAATATGGGCTTCAAAAGAAACAGTACAAAATAGAATgccgaaatgttttcaaaaaagttacccaaataCCCGTGTCATATTAGATTGTACAGAAGTATTTGTGGAAATGCCTACGTCATATCGCACACAGTCCAGTACCTTTTCAAATTACAAACACCATAATTCAGCAAAAGGATTAGTCGGAATAGCTCCTGATGGATCAGTGACATTTGTCTCTGATTTGTATGGTGGACGCTTTTCGGATAAACGAATAACAAAAGATAGTGGTATATACGATTTGCTAGAGCCTGGGGATTCTGTGATGGCTGATAGAGGATTTGAGCTCGAGGAAGATTTACCTGATGGAGTAACATTAAATATTCCACCATTTTTAGATGGAAAACCTCAGCTAAGTTTATTAGAGGAAAACGAAACTAGAAGAATAGCATCTGTACGTGTACATGTCGAACGAGCAATCGAACGTATAAAAAATTACCGAATTTTACAAACAGTTTTCAAACTATCAATGGCTGCTGAACTCAATAAGATATGggttatttgttgttatttagttaattttttaccacagttGGTACCAGATGTAAATACGAAtgactaa